Below is a window of Paramagnetospirillum magneticum AMB-1 DNA.
CCGGCGAGATGATCATCACTCCGCCCGAAGCCCTGGAGCTGGCCGCCGACAGGCTGATCGCCTGGGAAAAGCTCCGAGCCCGCGCCGGCTCCACTGCCCCCGGCCGTGACGCCTGGCGCCGCCTGGGATCGCCGATCCCCGAGGTGTCCCATGGCTGATCTCGACAAGATCCGCGACCACGAAACCCGAGTGAGGGGATGATGCATGGCTTGGCTTTATGTGCCGGGGCTGGGGGCCTCGAATTGGGGCTCCACATCGCCCTGCCCGGATACCGGACTGTGGGTTACGTCGAGCGGGAAGCCGGTGCTGCGGCCACTCTCGTGGCGCGGATGGCGGATGCGTCCCTGGATACGGCTCCTGTCTGGGACGACGTTGCCACCTTCGACGGCCGCCCGTGGCGTGGAATCGTGGATCTCGTCTCTGGCGGATACCCGTGCCAGGGCGAAAGCAACGCCGGCCGGCGGCGCGGCGTCGATGATCCACGCTGGATGTGGCCCCATTTCCGCCGCATCCTCGATGATACCGGGGCCGAATGGGGGTTCTTCGAGAACGTCGGGCCCCATCTATCTCGCTCCTTCCCCGTCGTGCTCGACGACCTTCAAGGCCTGGGCTACCGCGTTGCGGCGGGATTGTTCACGGCGTTTGAAGCAGGCGCGAGCCACCAGAGAGAGCGGCTTTTCATCCTGGCCCACTCCTCGCGTGTCTGCCTCCAAAGGGGCGGGGTCGCCGGAACGCGGCATGGACCCGAGAAACTTCCGTCTGGAGGACACTGTGGCCCTGTGGAACACCCCACGGTCATCGGAGGCGGAACATCCCGGCCGTGTCGCCGTGACGGGCCGCAAGGACGCCATGAGCTTGACCCAACAGGCCAATGTCTGGAGGACGCCGCAGGCCTCGGATGGGAAGCGGGGGGGGCTGCCCACTGGACGCCGAAACTGAAGGCCGGACTGCACTCCCTGTCCCGGCAGGTGGCCACCTGGCCGACGCCTCAGGTTGTCGACTGCGGTCCACCCCGTCCACCCCGTCCGAAGAAGGATCGTCCTGGCCGCAATACGAATGTTCCTGGCGGCATCAGGGCGGACCTGAAGGATGTGGTGGCCATCTGGCCGACACCTGCGGCACGGGACTGGCGGGCACCAAACAGCCAGGACAGCCAGGACAGGAGAAACACCGGGACGAATCGGGGGCAACAGCTGCCCAACTTCGTAGAGCACTGCCTCTCGCCGCCCCTGGCCCGGCAGATCCCCGCTGGGGCGAAGTTCTCGACCTCGACCCGACGCTTGAACCCGCGCTTTGTGGAGTGGCTCATGCAATGGCCCATCGGGTGGACCGACTGCGGCTCACCGGTAACGGGGTTTACCCTCTGGCTGCTGCGCTCGCGTTCCGCACTCTGCACGATGCTCTCGCCCATGGCGGAGGCTGCTGAATGACCACCACCCCCGCCCGCCGCGCCCTCAACGCCGCAATCCATGCCGCCGCCAAGGCCAAGGGCCTGGACGACGATGCCTACCGCGACATGCTGGAGGTCCAGACCGGCAAACGCTCGGCCAAGGACTGCACCGACGCCCAGCTGCGCCAGGTGCTCGACCACCTCAACGGCGGCACCCGGAATCCGGCGCCGGCCAGCGCCGCCCAGTCGCCCCATGCCAAGCTGGCCCGCGCTCTGTGGATCTCGCTCCATAACCTGGGAGAGGTCGATGACCCCCGCGAATCGGCGCTGCGCCAGTTCGTCGAGCGCCAGCATGGTGTCGCCGATCTGCGCTTCGTCCGCGCCGCCGAAGCCGCCCCCATCATCGAGGCGCTGAAGGACTGGTGCACGCGGGCCGGGGTGTGCTGGGCCGATTTCGACAAGCTTCAACCGGCCTTCAAAGGCCGCCGCGCCGTGCTGGCCGCCCAATGGCGCATTCTGTCGGCCGCCGGCACCGCCCCCGCCATCGACCTCGGCGCCCACGCCTATAGCCTGGTCAAAGTGGCGTCGGTGCATTTCTGCTCCACAGCCCAGTTGGACCTGCTGATCACCGACCTCGGCGCCCGGTTGCGGGCGGCGAAGGGGGACTGAGCCATGTCAGAGGCTGTTGACCAAAAAGTAGCGCGCATTCCGGATAGCGAGGGCTGCGTCGTGGGCTCTGGCAGCGATATCAGGGAAAACATCGACCAGATAATTCCAATCAAAATCTCTGTCGTCGCAATACTTTATAGCGAGTTTTGTCACAGCGTTCGCTGCCGCCACTTCACGCCTCAAGGCGATGACGTTGGCCACCAACTGGCTGCTGGGAAGTTCGTGCAAGACAATGTCTTCGAGAGCCTTCTGGGCATAATCGAAGGACCTCTGGTCATGTCCCATCTCGACATACCCTTGCACCGAATTGCCGCTCAGCCCCATCTGGGCCGCAAGGACAAGGCTCTCAGCATGTGTGGAAACTGCCGCCAAAGCATCGAGGTGCCGAGCCAATTCCGCCCTTTGCCGGGTCCGTTCATGCCATTGGGGCATGACCATAGCGACCATAATCGCTCCCAGGGCGGTAACACCTTGGAACCAACCGGCCGCGCCAGCGTTGATATTCATCCAGACTATCCATTCATCTATTTCCGACTCCATATTCCTGCTTACCGCGGCCTTGTTGTTGGCCACCCACGCCCTGGACGAGGTCCAGCCCGCCATGGCCGGCGGCGGGATCGCCGCCTGCCGTCGCTACGGGGACGATTAATGGCTTGGCCCGGCGTTGACACAGGTCGCCTTGTTTCCTCCGTCCTGCCGGCACTGTGCATCCAGCCCGGCGCGGTAGTGGCAGAACTCGCCCGGATCGGCGCGCTCGGGGAGCTGCAGCGTTCCCACCCGGACCGCGTCGAGGCAATCGCCTTTGCGCAGCGCAAAGAAGACTCTCTGTTCCACCGACACGAAAACCGGGGGGAACACCGGACGTTGGGTCCGCTCGACCATTCCGAACATGGTCATGAGGGTGATCAGCACGGCAAAGACCAGTCCAGCCCGGGCCATTGGCCCCAGCGATTCCCACCACGTCCGCATGTTGTTTCCCCTGATCGGTCCCGGAGCGGAAAAGCATCTCGTGGCCCCGGCCCCCATGTCCACCAAAAGGTGATGCCGTGAATAGCCATGCCACCAATCCCGACCATCTGCCCGGCCTGCTGGGCGAGTTGGCGCGGCGCGGCCATGGCGGCGAGGCGTTGAAGCTGGCCGCCGCCTGGGGCGGGACCAAGCGCTACATCCCGGCCAACCCGAATCCCGACAACGAGATCTGCAAGGTCATCAGCCTGGAGGCCGCCCTGGTGCTGGCCGAGCAATATGGCGGCAAGGACAACGACATCCCCCGCGCCGCCGGCCTGGGCAGCGTCAAGGCGGCGCTGCGCCGCCTCGATCCCGGCGGGACCACCGATGCGGCGCGGGCGGTGGGCTGCACGGCCCGCTATGTCCGCATGGTCCGCAACGGCTCCAAGGACAAGGATGGGCGCCAGGGCGAGCTGCTGTAACCCGGATTGACTGTCCGCACACCCGTATGCAATCCTCCGTCTGAACCTCGCCACCCCCCTCCGGCGGAACACTTCCGCGAGGCCGCTTCCCCCACCGCCCCTACGCTGACCCCCGATCCATTCGTCGGGGGTTTTCCATGTTCGATGACTTCGCCATCACCGCCATCCTGCTGCGGGTGGGTTTCGCCATCTTGGCTATCCTCGGCCTGATCTGGCTGTCCTCCCACCTCGACCAGCGCGCCAAGCGGACCTTCGACGACAGCATGGAGCAGATGGCCAAAAACCCCATTGCGCTCGCCCTCTATTATGGTCTGCGCTTTGTCGGCTTGGCCCTGCTGCTGGGCGCCCTGATGGGCTGCTCGGCGGCCAATGCCGGCACGGTCTACCCGTCGCGCTACGATGCCGAGATCGACCGGGCGGTCAAAACCTACTGGCCCGACTATCCCCGGCCTGCGTCCTGGAAGGCCCAGTTGTACGCCGAAAGCCGCCTCGACCCGGCCGCGGTGTCGCCGGTGGGCGCCAAGGGCCTGGCGCAGTTCATGCCCGGCACCTGGGACCAGGTGACC
It encodes the following:
- a CDS encoding DNA cytosine methyltransferase → MHGLALCAGAGGLELGLHIALPGYRTVGYVEREAGAAATLVARMADASLDTAPVWDDVATFDGRPWRGIVDLVSGGYPCQGESNAGRRRGVDDPRWMWPHFRRILDDTGAEWGFFENVGPHLSRSFPVVLDDLQGLGYRVAAGLFTAFEAGASHQRERLFILAHSSRVCLQRGGVAGTRHGPEKLPSGGHCGPVEHPTVIGGGTSRPCRRDGPQGRHELDPTGQCLEDAAGLGWEAGGAAHWTPKLKAGLHSLSRQVATWPTPQVVDCGPPRPPRPKKDRPGRNTNVPGGIRADLKDVVAIWPTPAARDWRAPNSQDSQDRRNTGTNRGQQLPNFVEHCLSPPLARQIPAGAKFSTSTRRLNPRFVEWLMQWPIGWTDCGSPVTGFTLWLLRSRSALCTMLSPMAEAAE
- a CDS encoding regulatory protein GemA, whose product is MTTTPARRALNAAIHAAAKAKGLDDDAYRDMLEVQTGKRSAKDCTDAQLRQVLDHLNGGTRNPAPASAAQSPHAKLARALWISLHNLGEVDDPRESALRQFVERQHGVADLRFVRAAEAAPIIEALKDWCTRAGVCWADFDKLQPAFKGRRAVLAAQWRILSAAGTAPAIDLGAHAYSLVKVASVHFCSTAQLDLLITDLGARLRAAKGD
- a CDS encoding transglycosylase SLT domain-containing protein; translated protein: MFDDFAITAILLRVGFAILAILGLIWLSSHLDQRAKRTFDDSMEQMAKNPIALALYYGLRFVGLALLLGALMGCSAANAGTVYPSRYDAEIDRAVKTYWPDYPRPASWKAQLYAESRLDPAAVSPVGAKGLAQFMPGTWDQVTRELRLGGVSPHAPIAIEAGAYYMAKLRQMWRNGRSPHDRQPLAQASYNAGAGNILKAQETCGGARLWVVIAPCLGHVTGQHSAETLTYVSRIAEYTARMEAGL